A stretch of the Kushneria konosiri genome encodes the following:
- a CDS encoding CysB family HTH-type transcriptional regulator, giving the protein MNFQQLRIVREVVRRQFNLTDASNALFTSQSGASKHIRDLEDELGVVLFERRGKRMLGLTPAGTTLFETVERILLESENLKRLAQQWVHEDQGRLRIATTHTQARYVLPRIIAHFRRDFPRVHLELQQCGPAEIVSLLRAGRVDIGMATEALGEASQELVTFPFHQWQHAVVVPEDHPLCDVEPLTLEAIARYPIVTYHEGFTGRSRIDQAFAAACVTPDVVMSALDADVIKTYVELNLGVGIIASVAFDSMRDAGLAMLEPDDLFPRNTTLIALRRGHLLRNFAYRFLECCSPELNSKAVQRALTLP; this is encoded by the coding sequence TCGTGCGCCGTCAGTTCAACCTGACCGACGCTTCCAACGCGCTGTTTACGTCCCAGTCCGGCGCCAGCAAGCACATCCGTGATCTGGAAGACGAGTTGGGCGTGGTGCTGTTTGAGCGCCGCGGCAAGCGTATGTTGGGACTGACGCCGGCAGGCACCACGCTTTTCGAAACCGTCGAACGCATTTTGCTTGAAAGCGAGAATTTAAAGCGTCTGGCCCAGCAGTGGGTGCATGAGGACCAGGGGCGCCTGCGCATTGCCACCACTCATACCCAGGCCCGCTATGTGCTGCCGCGCATTATTGCGCACTTTCGCCGCGATTTTCCGCGGGTCCATCTGGAACTTCAGCAATGCGGTCCGGCCGAAATCGTCTCGCTGCTGCGCGCCGGCAGGGTCGATATCGGCATGGCGACCGAGGCACTGGGCGAGGCGTCCCAGGAGCTTGTGACCTTCCCCTTTCATCAATGGCAGCACGCCGTCGTGGTGCCCGAGGATCACCCGCTGTGTGACGTTGAGCCCCTGACCCTGGAGGCCATCGCCCGCTATCCGATTGTTACCTACCACGAAGGGTTTACCGGCCGCTCGCGCATCGACCAGGCCTTTGCCGCGGCCTGTGTGACGCCTGATGTGGTGATGTCGGCACTCGATGCCGATGTGATCAAGACCTATGTCGAGCTGAATCTGGGCGTTGGCATCATCGCCTCGGTCGCGTTTGATTCGATGCGTGATGCAGGACTTGCGATGCTTGAGCCTGATGATCTTTTTCCGCGCAACACGACCCTGATTGCGCTGCGCCGCGGACATCTGCTGCGCAACTTCGCCTATCGGTTTCTGGAGTGCTGCTCGCCCGAGCTGAATAGCAAGGCCGTGCAGCGGGCGCTGACGCTTCCCTGA
- a CDS encoding sulfate ABC transporter substrate-binding protein, producing MHHLFSVPRRRELTLAVASLLLSGSMAAHAESVRLLNVSYDPTRELYSDYNQVFSQWYEKQTGDQVSVQQSHGGSGGQARSVIEGNPADVVTLALAADIDAVAEKGGLLPTDWQKAFPDDSTPYTSAIVFLVRKGNPKDIHDWEDLTRDGVEVISPNPKTSGGARWNYLAAWTWALKRELGDLDRLHDPAAREEVARAQQAAEQYVKTLYQHVPVLDTGARGATNTFVQRGLGDVLLAWENEALLAVNELGKDDYEIVTPSVSILAQPPVAVVDDNVKKKGPAAEKAAHAYLEHLYSPQGQQLVASHYYRPINDEGVDPTLLEQFPKMDLYTTNDVFAGWGEAQRTHFANGGVFDRITVPGA from the coding sequence ATGCACCATTTATTCTCCGTCCCACGTCGTCGCGAGCTGACGCTTGCGGTGGCATCACTGCTGCTGTCCGGGTCGATGGCCGCTCATGCCGAGAGCGTTCGACTGCTCAACGTCTCCTATGACCCGACCCGCGAGCTTTACAGTGATTACAACCAGGTCTTCAGCCAGTGGTATGAAAAACAGACCGGAGACCAGGTCAGCGTTCAGCAAAGCCACGGTGGCTCCGGCGGTCAGGCGCGTTCGGTGATCGAGGGCAATCCGGCCGATGTCGTGACTCTGGCGCTGGCGGCCGACATCGATGCCGTTGCTGAAAAGGGTGGACTTTTGCCGACGGACTGGCAAAAGGCGTTTCCTGATGACAGCACGCCCTATACTTCCGCCATCGTCTTTCTGGTGCGCAAGGGCAATCCGAAGGATATTCATGACTGGGAGGATCTGACGCGCGATGGGGTCGAGGTCATCTCGCCCAATCCGAAAACTTCCGGTGGGGCGCGATGGAACTATCTGGCCGCCTGGACGTGGGCCCTCAAGCGTGAACTGGGCGATCTGGACCGGCTGCACGATCCGGCCGCCAGGGAGGAGGTGGCCAGAGCGCAGCAGGCCGCAGAGCAGTATGTCAAAACGCTCTATCAGCATGTGCCGGTGCTTGATACTGGCGCGCGTGGCGCGACCAACACCTTTGTTCAGCGCGGGCTTGGGGATGTGCTGCTGGCCTGGGAGAACGAGGCCCTGCTGGCCGTCAACGAACTCGGCAAGGATGACTATGAAATCGTGACGCCGTCGGTCAGCATTCTGGCCCAGCCCCCGGTGGCAGTGGTGGATGACAACGTAAAGAAAAAGGGGCCGGCCGCCGAGAAGGCCGCGCACGCCTATCTGGAGCACCTCTACTCACCGCAGGGTCAGCAGCTGGTGGCAAGTCATTATTATCGACCGATCAACGATGAGGGGGTGGACCCGACACTGCTCGAGCAGTTTCCGAAAATGGACCTTTACACCACCAACGATGTCTTTGCTGGCTGGGGTGAGGCGCAGCGGACGCATTTTGCCAACGGCGGCGTTTTTGATCGCATCACGGTGCCGGGCGCCTGA
- a CDS encoding DUF2835 family protein, translating into MPSVDIKLDLSAEQCRAHYAGAVDSIRTRTLDGRSVMLPSRVLHHIIKSDGVHGIYRVTFDEEGRFISIRAL; encoded by the coding sequence GTGCCCAGTGTCGATATCAAACTCGATCTCAGCGCCGAGCAGTGCCGCGCTCATTACGCCGGAGCAGTCGACAGCATTCGTACCCGAACGCTGGATGGGCGCAGCGTCATGCTGCCCTCAAGGGTGCTCCATCACATCATCAAAAGTGACGGCGTTCATGGCATCTATCGCGTCACCTTTGATGAAGAGGGACGATTTATCTCGATCCGGGCGCTGTGA
- a CDS encoding DUF1275 family protein has translation MLDRKIPFPAFALLFMVAGATDALIYLHSRDLLAVYMTGNSSHIGRHIGEGDWAGIAPLAAIIAAFFGATTLGAWIGMRVGRWRPTLILVLAALSMSVAVPFAHGEEYPFTTVLFIASSMGVLNQVSGNESGVTFLTGMMVRTGRAFAQGDFKAGLDGLLRWCALVAGAALAIPLNTHLGTQALLAIAAMLALGAVFTTWNALVARHRAKSPS, from the coding sequence ATGCTGGATAGAAAGATCCCCTTCCCGGCCTTTGCACTGCTGTTCATGGTCGCAGGAGCCACCGACGCGCTCATTTATCTGCACAGTCGTGACCTGCTGGCGGTATACATGACCGGCAACAGCTCTCATATCGGTCGTCATATCGGCGAGGGAGACTGGGCCGGCATTGCCCCGCTGGCCGCCATCATTGCGGCCTTTTTTGGCGCTACCACACTGGGTGCGTGGATCGGGATGCGGGTCGGGCGCTGGAGACCCACGCTCATCCTGGTACTGGCCGCCCTGTCCATGAGTGTCGCTGTGCCCTTTGCCCACGGCGAAGAATACCCCTTTACCACCGTCCTCTTTATTGCCTCCTCCATGGGCGTGCTCAACCAGGTCAGCGGCAATGAATCAGGCGTCACCTTTCTTACCGGCATGATGGTCAGAACCGGACGGGCCTTCGCCCAGGGCGATTTCAAGGCCGGACTGGATGGGTTGTTACGCTGGTGCGCCCTGGTCGCCGGTGCTGCCCTGGCCATTCCCCTCAACACCCATCTGGGCACTCAGGCCCTGCTGGCCATCGCCGCCATGCTGGCCCTTGGCGCCGTGTTTACGACGTGGAATGCGCTGGTCGCACGTCATCGGGCGAAGAGTCCGTCCTGA
- a CDS encoding OsmC family protein — MAGQQHHYRVRVQWQGGRETGTTGYHDYGREHQLSAPGKAPIEGSADPAFLGNADRWNPEELLVGALSACHKLWYLHLCAEAGVVVLAYEDHAEGEMDAVQGRFTRATLRPHIVLDANSSEARALKLHETAHEKCFIARSVNFSVECQPVFSRQDSCHG; from the coding sequence ATGGCAGGGCAGCAACACCATTATCGGGTCAGGGTGCAGTGGCAGGGCGGGCGCGAGACCGGTACGACCGGCTATCACGATTACGGGCGAGAGCATCAGTTGAGCGCGCCCGGCAAGGCGCCCATCGAGGGCTCCGCTGATCCGGCCTTTCTGGGCAATGCTGATCGCTGGAACCCGGAGGAGCTGCTGGTCGGTGCGCTATCGGCCTGTCACAAGCTATGGTATTTACACCTGTGCGCCGAAGCCGGCGTGGTCGTGCTGGCCTATGAGGATCACGCCGAAGGCGAGATGGATGCTGTTCAAGGGCGCTTCACCCGGGCCACCCTGCGCCCGCACATTGTCCTGGATGCGAACAGCAGCGAGGCCCGCGCGCTCAAACTGCACGAGACGGCTCACGAGAAATGCTTCATCGCCCGCTCGGTCAACTTCAGCGTTGAATGCCAGCCGGTATTTTCCAGACAGGACAGCTGTCATGGCTGA
- a CDS encoding GNAT family N-acetyltransferase, translating to MAEQIIWYLEMRDPKAHHARAIPETLGVVECEIPQFELNRFLYRLVGTQWQWSEMLEGDQNEWRAMVESDAHRTFVAYYRGAVAGYYELYRPDGVNVEILYFGLVETFIGMGFGAGLLSHAIDQAWRWRGTDRVWLHTCSLDHPAALENYQKRGFEIYHEEVAPC from the coding sequence ATGGCTGAACAGATCATCTGGTATCTTGAAATGCGTGATCCGAAGGCTCATCACGCCCGGGCGATACCCGAAACGCTCGGCGTGGTCGAGTGTGAGATCCCCCAGTTTGAACTGAACCGCTTTCTCTATCGGCTGGTCGGTACGCAGTGGCAGTGGAGCGAAATGCTCGAGGGCGATCAGAACGAGTGGCGTGCGATGGTAGAAAGCGACGCCCATCGCACCTTCGTGGCCTATTATCGCGGCGCCGTGGCCGGCTACTACGAGCTGTATCGCCCTGATGGCGTCAATGTCGAGATTCTCTATTTCGGACTGGTGGAGACGTTTATCGGTATGGGGTTCGGCGCGGGTCTTTTGAGTCATGCCATCGATCAGGCCTGGCGCTGGCGGGGTACCGATCGAGTGTGGCTGCATACCTGTTCGCTGGATCATCCGGCGGCGCTGGAGAACTATCAAAAGCGCGGTTTTGAGATCTATCACGAAGAGGTCGCGCCCTGCTGA
- a CDS encoding EamA family transporter has protein sequence MLMPSAVQRLLPVALLLVAMSSIQSGASIAQQLFPLVGASGATSIRLFLAAIVMLVLFRPWRQPVTPRAWKAIAVYGVAMGMMNFLLYQALVTVPLGIAVALEFTGPLAVAVFTSRRPRDLAWVALAVVGLAILLWPDKNLEHGIDLRGALCALGAGVCWALYILFGRRAGSGNGTQSAALGITIAAIAIVPIGVMEAGTALLSPVVLSVGLVVGLLSTALPYTLEMFSLSRMPTHMFGTLMSLEPALGALSGLVFLGQQLSVLQWLAIGTIIAASMGTTLTSRSAEPAPGG, from the coding sequence ATGTTAATGCCGTCTGCCGTTCAACGCCTGCTGCCGGTGGCCCTGCTGCTGGTCGCCATGAGCTCGATTCAGAGCGGCGCCTCCATTGCCCAGCAGCTTTTTCCCCTGGTGGGCGCCTCGGGTGCCACCTCCATTCGCCTGTTTCTGGCGGCCATCGTGATGCTGGTGCTCTTTCGGCCCTGGCGTCAGCCGGTGACACCCCGCGCATGGAAGGCGATTGCCGTTTACGGTGTGGCGATGGGGATGATGAATTTCCTACTTTATCAGGCGCTGGTGACCGTTCCGCTGGGCATTGCGGTGGCGCTTGAATTTACCGGGCCGTTGGCAGTCGCCGTGTTTACCTCGCGCCGGCCGCGTGATCTGGCCTGGGTGGCGCTGGCTGTGGTGGGGCTTGCCATTCTGTTGTGGCCTGACAAGAACCTTGAGCACGGGATTGATCTTCGCGGCGCGTTGTGTGCGCTGGGCGCTGGCGTGTGCTGGGCGCTCTATATTCTGTTCGGGCGTCGTGCCGGCAGCGGTAATGGCACCCAGAGTGCGGCGCTGGGCATCACCATTGCGGCGATCGCCATTGTACCGATCGGAGTGATGGAGGCGGGCACGGCGCTTCTTTCTCCGGTGGTGCTGTCCGTAGGGCTTGTCGTGGGATTACTCTCCACGGCATTGCCCTATACCCTTGAAATGTTCTCGCTGTCGCGTATGCCGACCCACATGTTCGGTACGCTGATGAGTCTGGAGCCGGCCCTTGGCGCGCTGTCGGGGCTGGTGTTTCTCGGTCAGCAGCTCTCGGTGCTGCAATGGCTGGCGATCGGCACCATCATCGCGGCCTCGATGGGCACCACGCTTACCTCACGTTCGGCCGAGCCCGCTCCGGGCGGATGA
- a CDS encoding NAD(P)/FAD-dependent oxidoreductase — MTGQTPNTLEQHHDVVVIGAGAAGIAIAQGLRRRDPRLDIALIDPAGEHYYQPGWTLVGGGVLDVERTSRSMTDVLPEGVAHYPCAATGIDPERRIVCLKDASTLGYRALVVVPGLELHWDAIDGLAGALGEYGVTSNYRFDLSPYTWSLVQGLRQGRALFTQPAMPIKCAGAPQKAMYLACDHWRRRGVLAGINVSFHNAGGALFGVPAYIPALMEQVERYGIGLEFHQQLMAVDGPNRQAHFLIHDADGGQREHVESFDMLHVVPPQRAPALIRDSLLANDAGWLDLHPNTLQHLRYPAVFGAGDVSATPNAKTAAAVRVQAPIVADNVVAYLQGESLSARYQGYGACPLTVSRGRVVLAEFGYGGELMPTLPEWLNDGQRATALAWQLKAHLMPTIYWQMMLKGREWMVP, encoded by the coding sequence ATGACAGGCCAGACCCCGAACACCCTGGAACAGCATCACGATGTGGTCGTGATCGGTGCCGGCGCTGCCGGCATCGCGATTGCCCAGGGGCTTCGCCGTCGCGATCCGCGCCTTGATATTGCGCTCATTGACCCGGCCGGCGAACACTACTATCAGCCGGGCTGGACGCTGGTGGGCGGTGGCGTGCTCGATGTCGAGCGAACAAGTCGGTCGATGACAGACGTTCTGCCGGAGGGGGTCGCACATTATCCCTGCGCGGCCACCGGCATTGATCCGGAACGGCGTATCGTTTGTCTGAAGGATGCCAGCACGCTTGGCTATCGCGCCCTGGTCGTCGTACCGGGGCTCGAACTTCACTGGGACGCCATCGACGGGCTGGCGGGGGCGCTTGGCGAGTATGGGGTCACGTCCAATTACCGCTTCGATCTGTCGCCCTACACCTGGTCGCTGGTACAGGGGCTGCGGCAGGGGCGAGCGCTGTTTACCCAGCCTGCCATGCCCATCAAATGTGCCGGTGCCCCACAAAAGGCGATGTATCTGGCCTGCGATCACTGGCGTCGTCGTGGGGTGCTGGCAGGTATCAATGTGTCCTTTCACAATGCTGGTGGCGCGCTGTTTGGCGTACCGGCCTATATTCCGGCTCTAATGGAACAGGTCGAGCGCTATGGCATCGGCCTTGAATTTCATCAGCAGCTGATGGCTGTGGATGGGCCCAATCGGCAGGCACACTTTCTGATTCACGATGCTGACGGGGGGCAACGTGAACATGTCGAGTCCTTTGACATGCTTCATGTCGTGCCCCCGCAGCGCGCCCCGGCGCTGATTCGTGACAGCCTGCTTGCCAACGATGCCGGCTGGCTTGATCTCCACCCCAATACGCTACAGCACCTGCGCTATCCTGCCGTGTTTGGTGCCGGTGACGTTAGCGCGACCCCCAATGCCAAGACGGCGGCGGCCGTACGGGTGCAGGCCCCGATCGTGGCCGACAATGTCGTGGCCTATCTGCAGGGCGAGTCCCTGTCGGCGCGTTATCAGGGCTATGGCGCCTGTCCGCTGACGGTCTCGCGTGGTCGGGTAGTGCTGGCTGAATTCGGTTATGGCGGTGAACTCATGCCGACCCTGCCGGAATGGCTCAACGACGGTCAACGCGCCACGGCACTGGCCTGGCAGCTCAAGGCACATCTCATGCCGACCATCTACTGGCAGATGATGCTGAAAGGGCGGGAATGGATGGTGCCGTGA
- a CDS encoding DUF808 domain-containing protein, which translates to MAASLLTLLDDIAALMDDVSVMTKVAAKKTTGVLGDDLALNAQQVTGVRADRELPIVWAVCKGSLLNKLMLVPAALVISAFAPWLVTPLLMLGGAYLSYEGVEKLAHAWHRYRHPGARKKEAAPTERSAEEQAAFEKQRIKGAVRTDFILSAEIIAITLGTVAEAAFMQQVMVLSIIAVAMTLGVYGLVAAIVKLDDLGLYLSRRSAAMARKAGRGILWAAPWLMKFLSIAGTAAMFMVGGGILTHGIPVLHHAVQALTLAEGDIPGVGVILQPITPTLINMVVGLVLGGMILGAVTLVKKMRGAH; encoded by the coding sequence GTGGCTGCCAGCCTGTTGACCCTGCTTGATGATATTGCTGCCCTGATGGATGACGTGTCTGTCATGACCAAGGTGGCGGCCAAGAAAACGACGGGCGTGCTGGGGGATGATCTGGCGCTGAATGCTCAGCAGGTCACCGGCGTCCGTGCTGATCGGGAGCTTCCGATTGTCTGGGCGGTCTGCAAGGGATCGCTGCTCAACAAGCTGATGCTGGTGCCGGCCGCACTGGTGATCAGCGCCTTTGCGCCCTGGCTGGTGACGCCGCTGCTCATGCTGGGCGGCGCCTATCTGAGCTATGAAGGCGTCGAAAAGCTCGCGCACGCCTGGCATCGATACCGCCACCCCGGTGCCAGAAAAAAGGAGGCTGCACCAACCGAACGCTCCGCCGAAGAGCAGGCCGCGTTCGAGAAGCAGCGGATCAAGGGGGCTGTGCGCACCGATTTCATCCTGTCGGCAGAGATCATTGCCATTACCCTGGGCACGGTCGCCGAGGCGGCCTTCATGCAGCAGGTCATGGTGCTGTCGATCATTGCCGTGGCCATGACCCTGGGGGTTTACGGGCTGGTAGCCGCCATCGTCAAGCTGGACGATCTCGGGCTTTATCTGAGTCGTCGTAGCGCTGCCATGGCCCGCAAGGCAGGGCGTGGCATTCTCTGGGCGGCGCCCTGGCTGATGAAGTTTTTATCCATCGCCGGCACGGCGGCGATGTTCATGGTGGGCGGCGGTATTCTGACGCATGGTATCCCGGTGCTGCATCATGCCGTCCAGGCCCTGACCCTGGCCGAGGGGGATATTCCCGGTGTAGGCGTCATTTTGCAGCCGATCACTCCGACGCTGATCAACATGGTGGTAGGGCTGGTGCTTGGCGGGATGATTCTGGGGGCGGTCACGCTGGTCAAGAAAATGCGCGGCGCCCACTGA
- a CDS encoding thioredoxin family protein produces MTMPDSVIPERSELDDSQGPTVVEFGTPWCGYCKAAQPLIDEVIGQASGVWHVRVEDGKGKRLGRSYQVRLWPTLIFLKDGQEQARCVRPESRQALETALERILHNDS; encoded by the coding sequence ATGACCATGCCCGACAGCGTGATACCGGAGCGCAGTGAGCTTGATGACAGTCAGGGGCCGACAGTGGTGGAGTTTGGTACGCCCTGGTGTGGCTACTGCAAGGCAGCTCAGCCGCTGATCGATGAGGTGATCGGCCAGGCTTCCGGGGTATGGCATGTCCGCGTCGAAGACGGCAAGGGCAAGCGACTGGGACGAAGTTATCAGGTCAGGCTCTGGCCGACACTGATCTTTTTGAAGGACGGGCAGGAGCAGGCACGCTGTGTGCGGCCCGAGTCACGCCAGGCGCTGGAAACAGCGCTTGAACGTATCCTGCACAACGACTCGTAG
- a CDS encoding helix-turn-helix transcriptional regulator yields MSDQIAITDLPCLDDLFASPLSRLIEEMKEGVMLLDHDGALRWANRAALAMHDVERVDDLGASIDEYRQRFQVRLKTPEDYPILPAVQLLAGMPFDNVVFEIMLPGQTDQLRMHRSRGRILSIDSTTHVAALIVEDITELASAEERFEKSFNINPAPALICRLNDQRFIRANQGFLDLTGLNKQDVLGYTLQELDVFAGADQREQALHRLAEGLTITPMEAVLHSETMGESRCVVVAGQPIDVNHEACMLLTFTDLEPIRRAQNALRRSEAQFSTLFHLSPVPTALADHHTLSLLEVNDAFKNALGHDTRVTATEALTQYAPLPAAVRRRILSALASGDTISGLESNVILPGGECLTWLISATMVSIDEQDRVLLTLIDITERKRSEAELFAAIDTVMQDASWFTRTLVDKLASVRHTHRPEPVAAPATSLSQRERDVLVLLCQGRSDKRIATELSLAHSTVRNYIASLYRKLNVHSRSEAIIIARQQGLDDAPKVKKGS; encoded by the coding sequence GTGTCCGATCAGATTGCCATTACCGATCTCCCCTGCCTGGATGACCTTTTCGCCTCGCCGCTGTCCCGGCTGATCGAGGAGATGAAAGAGGGCGTCATGCTGCTTGATCACGACGGCGCGCTGCGCTGGGCCAATCGGGCGGCGCTGGCCATGCATGACGTCGAGCGGGTCGATGATCTGGGGGCCAGCATCGATGAGTACCGCCAGCGCTTTCAGGTGCGTTTGAAGACGCCAGAAGACTATCCGATTCTGCCTGCCGTCCAGCTGCTGGCGGGCATGCCCTTCGACAATGTCGTCTTCGAGATCATGCTGCCCGGTCAGACCGACCAGCTGCGAATGCATCGCTCCCGCGGCCGAATCCTGAGCATTGATTCGACCACGCATGTGGCCGCCCTGATTGTCGAGGACATCACGGAGCTTGCCAGCGCCGAGGAGCGCTTTGAAAAGTCATTCAATATCAATCCGGCACCGGCCCTGATCTGTCGCCTTAATGATCAGCGCTTCATTCGCGCCAATCAGGGCTTTCTGGACCTGACCGGATTGAACAAGCAGGATGTGCTGGGATATACCCTTCAGGAGCTCGACGTCTTTGCCGGCGCCGATCAGCGGGAGCAGGCGCTTCATCGACTCGCGGAAGGTCTGACAATTACGCCGATGGAAGCCGTGCTGCACAGCGAAACGATGGGGGAAAGCCGGTGCGTGGTGGTTGCCGGCCAGCCCATCGATGTCAATCACGAGGCCTGCATGCTGCTGACGTTTACCGACCTCGAACCGATCCGACGCGCACAAAACGCACTGCGGCGCAGCGAAGCCCAGTTTTCGACGCTGTTTCATCTGTCACCGGTGCCGACAGCACTGGCCGATCATCACACCCTGTCGCTGCTTGAGGTCAATGATGCCTTCAAAAATGCATTGGGACATGACACCCGAGTCACGGCCACCGAAGCTCTGACGCAGTATGCGCCGTTACCGGCGGCCGTTCGCCGACGCATTCTCTCGGCCCTGGCGTCCGGTGACACCATCAGCGGCCTTGAAAGCAACGTTATCCTGCCAGGCGGAGAGTGTCTGACCTGGCTGATTTCGGCCACCATGGTGAGCATTGACGAGCAGGATCGGGTGCTGTTGACGCTGATCGATATCACCGAGCGCAAACGCAGTGAGGCCGAACTTTTTGCCGCCATCGATACGGTCATGCAGGACGCCTCATGGTTTACGCGCACCCTGGTCGACAAGCTGGCCAGCGTGCGACATACCCATCGACCCGAGCCGGTCGCAGCACCGGCCACCAGCCTCAGCCAGCGCGAGCGCGATGTGCTGGTGCTGCTGTGTCAGGGGCGCTCCGACAAACGCATCGCGACCGAACTGTCACTGGCCCACAGCACGGTGCGCAACTACATTGCCTCGCTCTATCGCAAGCTGAACGTTCACAGTCGCAGCGAAGCCATTATCATCGCGCGCCAGCAGGGACTCGACGACGCCCCAAAAGTGAAAAAGGGGTCATGA
- a CDS encoding cyclodeaminase/cyclohydrolase family protein: MNMTEQVDGLWQQRLSDFRDAVACEPMPGCGATAVVSADLGLALVLKGLHLSQQHHASGARQALIDEGASLKNRLSPLAEEDVAAFEAFMAAVGRDESDDGRQDAIHEAAESAVEVPLRTAQLCDAALALAHQAGDHIEAQFVSDAVAGARLVHAALHGVLLNVSANAGQLGNDAARDRALHARDGLAHRADALLSTITGAASD, translated from the coding sequence ATGAACATGACAGAACAGGTCGATGGCCTCTGGCAGCAGCGGCTGAGCGATTTTCGCGACGCCGTTGCCTGTGAGCCGATGCCGGGCTGTGGCGCCACGGCCGTGGTCAGTGCCGATCTGGGCCTGGCGCTGGTACTCAAGGGGTTACACCTGAGTCAGCAGCATCATGCCAGTGGCGCGCGTCAGGCGCTGATCGATGAAGGCGCATCGCTTAAAAACCGCCTGAGCCCACTGGCGGAAGAGGATGTAGCAGCGTTTGAGGCGTTCATGGCCGCGGTGGGCCGTGACGAGAGCGACGACGGGCGCCAGGACGCCATTCACGAGGCGGCCGAGAGCGCAGTCGAGGTGCCACTGAGAACCGCGCAGCTGTGTGATGCGGCACTGGCGCTGGCCCATCAGGCCGGTGATCACATCGAGGCGCAGTTTGTCAGCGACGCCGTGGCCGGCGCCCGGTTGGTTCACGCCGCGCTGCACGGCGTGCTGCTCAACGTGAGTGCCAATGCCGGGCAGCTTGGCAACGACGCCGCGCGCGACCGGGCCCTGCACGCCCGTGACGGCTTGGCCCATCGCGCCGATGCGCTGCTTTCAACCATCACGGGGGCGGCGTCGGACTGA